CTGCTTGAGGAAGGCGTTCAGCTGATCCTTGAGGTTGGTGGTGTCCGGGATGAACCAGGGCTCGCGGCGGATCTTGTCCACCGACACCTTCGACATGTCGCCGTCCGCTTCCGAGATCGCCAGCAACAGGTCCTTGGCGTGCAGGATGCCGATGATGTTCTCGGGGTTGTCCCGGTAGAGGGGAATTCGGGTGTGGTCGCTCTTCAGGACGTGGGCGACCAGCTCCCGGACCGGCAGGTCGGCATCGACCATCGAGATCGACATTCGGTGCACCATGACCTGGCTGACATCCATCTCGGACAGGTCGAGGACCCCGCCCAGCATCCGCCGGTCCCGGGCCTCCACCAGGCCTTCGGAGTGGTGGTACTCCACCGCGCCGCGGATTTCCTCGTGCGCGGCCAGGACGTCCATCTCCATGCCCAGCTTGACGCCGAAAAGGCCCAGCGTCCGCCGGACAACCCACTGGATCGCCCAGATCATGGGGCCAAAGACCTTCACCATCACCAGGGTCGGCGCGGACAGGAAGCGGGCCACGTCGTCCGAGCGCAGGATGGCCAGGGTCTTGGGCAGGACCTCCGAGAACACGAGGACAAGGACGGTCATGATCCCCGTCGCCGCCGCCACGCCCCAGGCCCCGGGGATGGCCTGCGTCAGGACTTCCGTGGTGACTGCCGAGGCCAGGATGTTGATCAGGTTGTTGCCCAGGAGGACCGCCCCGATCATGGTCTCCTGGTCGGAGATCAGGCGGTTCACCCGCCCGGCCGCCCGGTCGCCTTCGCGCTCGAGTTGGTGCATCCGGGTGCGGCTCGCTCCCGTGAGCGCCGTCTCGGCGGCCGAAAACACCGCCGAGATGGCCAGGAGGCCGAAGATAACCGGGGTCAGGGCCAGGACGACGCCCCACATCAGACAGCTCCCTCAGAAA
The sequence above is a segment of the Phenylobacterium parvum genome. Coding sequences within it:
- a CDS encoding HlyC/CorC family transporter; protein product: MWGVVLALTPVIFGLLAISAVFSAAETALTGASRTRMHQLEREGDRAAGRVNRLISDQETMIGAVLLGNNLINILASAVTTEVLTQAIPGAWGVAAATGIMTVLVLVFSEVLPKTLAILRSDDVARFLSAPTLVMVKVFGPMIWAIQWVVRRTLGLFGVKLGMEMDVLAAHEEIRGAVEYHHSEGLVEARDRRMLGGVLDLSEMDVSQVMVHRMSISMVDADLPVRELVAHVLKSDHTRIPLYRDNPENIIGILHAKDLLLAISEADGDMSKVSVDKIRREPWFIPDTTNLKDQLNAFLKQKNHFALVVDEYGALQGLVTLEDILEEIVGEIEDEYDNTVEGLRRQPDGSVSVAGSVAVRDLNRAMDWNLPDEPAVTVAGLVIHEAQAIPRIGQAFIFHGHRFQVVKRVRNRITALKISPPLEGAETA